A genomic segment from Simkaniaceae bacterium encodes:
- a CDS encoding HAD family phosphatase has product MFNWIQNFDLLCFDFDGLLVNTEDLHYEAYKIMLLKHGYHLPWSFQQYCLEAHLSTAILRNAVYGLFPDLEQREPSWETLRQEKQKIYQNLIEQHRLKLMPGVGDLLKRLHQFNANACVVTNSTHEQVDQIRKLLPELNLIKNWLTREDYTHSKPKPDGYLKALQLFLRKGGRAVGFEDTMKGVTALIGANIHPVLIRPGTYPPISITDDIVQYKTFLEIGSLS; this is encoded by the coding sequence ATGTTTAACTGGATACAAAATTTTGATTTGCTCTGTTTTGACTTTGATGGACTTTTAGTCAATACCGAAGATCTGCACTACGAAGCCTATAAAATCATGCTCCTGAAGCATGGTTACCACCTCCCCTGGAGCTTTCAACAGTATTGCTTGGAAGCGCACCTCTCAACAGCTATTCTGCGCAATGCAGTATATGGACTCTTTCCCGACCTTGAACAACGTGAACCAAGTTGGGAAACCTTGCGCCAAGAAAAACAAAAAATCTATCAAAATTTGATCGAGCAACACCGTTTAAAACTGATGCCCGGAGTGGGTGATCTTCTCAAAAGACTCCATCAATTCAATGCCAATGCCTGCGTGGTCACAAATTCTACGCATGAGCAGGTAGATCAAATCCGTAAGCTCCTCCCTGAACTTAATCTCATTAAGAATTGGCTTACGCGTGAAGATTATACCCACTCAAAACCCAAACCGGACGGTTATTTGAAAGCGCTACAGCTTTTCTTACGGAAAGGAGGGCGCGCGGTTGGCTTTGAAGATACGATGAAAGGCGTCACCGCACTGATTGGAGCGAATATTCACCCCGTTCTCATCCGTCCCGGCACCTACCCACCTATCTCAATCACAGACGATATTGTTCAATACAAAACCTTCTTAGAGATTGGTTCACTCTCTTGA
- the gloB gene encoding hydroxyacylglutathione hydrolase, producing the protein MNKQAAVRVWEASIGDQAIRVHLIPALEDNYIYLLSWGDQALVVDPSVSKPVLERLEEEKLELKAILNTHHHADHVGGNQEIKEKTGCRVIGPSDVHIESVDQVVSDGEEIIVGPLLIQVIATPGHTLDHICFYIPDYKILFSGDTLFTGGCGKIFEGTAQIMFESLQKLAALPKDTFIFCGHDYTMSNLEFAREIDPDNDEILKRIREITEFGQESIPSTMEIELKTNPFLCTSRPSIRKKMNLLDATDVEVLAKLRELKSSFK; encoded by the coding sequence ATGAATAAGCAAGCTGCAGTACGAGTATGGGAAGCAAGCATTGGTGATCAAGCGATCAGGGTCCACTTAATTCCGGCTTTAGAAGATAATTATATTTATTTATTGAGTTGGGGGGATCAAGCTCTCGTTGTTGATCCGAGCGTCTCTAAACCCGTTCTCGAAAGGCTCGAAGAAGAGAAGCTAGAGCTTAAAGCGATTCTCAATACGCATCATCATGCAGATCATGTCGGTGGTAATCAAGAAATCAAAGAGAAAACGGGGTGTAGGGTCATTGGCCCCTCTGATGTTCATATTGAATCTGTCGATCAAGTTGTTTCGGATGGGGAAGAGATTATTGTCGGTCCTTTATTGATTCAGGTGATTGCTACCCCGGGGCATACGCTGGATCACATTTGTTTTTATATTCCCGATTATAAGATTCTTTTTTCCGGGGATACGCTGTTTACCGGAGGCTGCGGAAAGATTTTTGAAGGGACGGCACAAATCATGTTTGAATCTTTGCAAAAGCTAGCTGCATTGCCTAAAGATACGTTTATTTTTTGTGGGCATGATTATACGATGAGTAACTTAGAATTTGCCCGGGAGATAGATCCGGACAATGATGAGATTTTAAAGCGTATCCGAGAGATCACTGAGTTTGGGCAGGAATCAATTCCTTCGACAATGGAGATTGAACTTAAGACAAATCCTTTTCTTTGTACAAGTCGTCCTTCGATTCGGAAAAAAATGAACCTTTTAGATGCCACGGATGTGGAAGTTTTAGCAAAATTAAGGGAATTAAAAAGCTCGTTTAAATGA